The sequence ACCGCCACGCTGGCAGGCTTGGCTTTGAAGGTCGTCTCTTCACCGGTGAAGGGGTTGATACCCTTGCGCGCCTTGGTCGCAGGCTTTTTCACCGTGGTGATTTTCATCAAACCGGGAATGGTGAACTCACCCAGCGCACGCTTTTTGATGCTGCGCTCAATCAGCAACTCCAGCTCGTCGAGCACACTGGCAACCTGCTTGCGATTGAGTTCGGTGTTAGTCGCGATTTCATTGAGAATCTGCGTCTTGGTCATCTTCTCGCTGATTGCGGTCGTTTTGCGCTTCGGAGCCGCCTTGGCTGCAGCCGGTTTAGCTACGGCTTTCTTCGCTGCAACTTTCTTGGGGGCGGCCTTTTTCGGCGCTGCTTTTTTCGGTGCTGCTTTTCGTGTCGCCATAAGGAATCGTTCCTGTTCTGGGTGTGAAATTTATTATTTGCCAGTAGAGGGCACGCTGCCGATACCGAATTACCGCCGTTCCTTTTCCCGGTGCTGACTGCCCCGTTTCAGAAGAGCTGGCGGCATGGCTATGCCTGTGCATTACTAATAGTCGATTGCCCGCTGCAAAACAAGAGCGAAGCGCAATATCCCTACGAAAAAGCCTATTTTATGCGGCTAATGCTGCAGTAAACGCTCAACCAGATGCCTGCCAATTGGCAGTGCAGACGTTGCCGCTGGTGACGGCGCATTGATGACATGAACGCTGCGACGACTCTCGAGAAAGGCAAAATCGTGCAAGAGCTCACCTTTGGGGCTGACCGCCTGGGCACGCACTCCCGCCGGCGCTGGCGATAAATCGTCCATCGTCAGCGACGGATAATAGGCTTGCAGCAACTGCAAATAACGGCGTTTGGAAAGGGAGTTGTGTAGTTCAGACACGGCCGCGCGATGATGACGACGAACCAGCGCCCAGAAGCCACGAAAGCCGATCAGCTCCGCGAGGCTGCGCCACTCAACATCCGACCAGCGGTAGCCTTCGCGAGCCAACGCCAGCACCGCATTGGGACCAGCAAGCAACCGACCATCAACGCGGGGCGTCAGGTGGACGCCCAGAAACGGCAGAGCCGGATCGGGAACGGGGTAAATCAGGCGCGATACCCAGGACTCGCAGCGAGCGGCAAGCTGATAAAACTCTCCGCGAAACGGCACGATATGCAGCGGGCAATCGAGTCCCTGCAACCTCGCCAGCCTGTCGGCCATCAAACCGGCACAGCAGAGTAGCTGTGACGACGTAAATTCTCCGGCACGAGTGAACACACGAATGTCTCGCTGGCTCTCGGTGATACCGAGCACTTCTGCCTCGGTCTTCAGCTCCGCGCCTGCCGCCTGAGCCTGATCCAGTAATGCTTGGCAAATCGCCGAATAGTCAACAATCGCCGATTCGCTGACCGCCAGAGCAGCTTCCCCCCTCAGCTCGGGCTCCTGTTCGCGCATGGCGTCGCGCACCAGCCACTCAGGGTTCAAACCATTGGCTTTTGCACGCTGCTGCAACTCCCCAAGCCCTCGCAGCTGATGGGCTTCGGTGGCGACAATCCACTTCCCACAGCGCAAGAACGGAAGCTGGTGTTCCCGGCAGAAGGCCTCAGTCTGCTGAAGCCCCTCCCGACACATGCGTGCCTTGAGACTGCCAGCCGGGTAGTACACCCCCGCATGGAGTACACCACTATTACGCCCTGATTGATGGCGGGCCGGCGCCGCTTCTTTCTCCAGAATCAGCACTCGGCTGTCCGGCTTTTGCTTCAGCAGCTGCCATGCAGAGGCAGCACCAACAATGCCTGCCCCCACAATAATGACATCGTAACTCCCGGCACTCGCCATCGCATCAGCCCGAAATAAAGCGTGGCTCAGCGGCAAAGGCGTGTCTCAATGCCGCCAGACGTTCTTCGCGATCGGAATCGGCATAGGCTTTTGCCGGCAACTGCCCCCATACCGGCTTCGGCCAACAGGGGTCCGCGGCAAAACGAGCTATATGGTGAACATGCAGCTGCGGCACCATATTACCCAGCGCGGCAATGTTCAGCTTCTCTGCAGCAAAGACGGTATTGAGAATACCTGCGGCCAGATCAGACTCCCGAGAGAACTGCATACGGTCCTCCTCACTCAGCTCACAGAGTTCCCGCAGCTCGGCATCGCTGCGCGGTACCAGAATGAGCCAGGGATACTGGGCGTCGTTCATCAACAGCACTCGGCATAAGGGCAGGTCGCCGACCACAAAGCAGTCGGCAGCAAGTTGGGGGTGTAATGTAAACATGATGTTCTCCAATAAAGCGGTGGCGCCCTGTACCGGACCGCCTATCAATCGTAAAATGCGGCGACTTCATTCGCAGCTTTAAGGCCAGATCCGCTATGCGCGCCAGCCAATTTCTTATTGCCACTGTAAAGGAAACCCCCGCCGATGCCGAGGTTATCAGTCACCAACTGATGCTCCGTGCCGGCATGATACGAAAGCTGGCCACCGGCCTCTACACTTGGCTGCCGTTGGGCCTGCGGGTACTTCGCAAAGTGGAAAACATTGTCCGTGAAGAGATGAACGCGGCAGGCGCGCAAGAGGTGCTGATGCCCGTGGTCCAGCCCGCTGAACTGTGGCAGGAATCGGGTCGTTGGGAACAGTACGGTGCAGAACTGCTGCGCATCAATGACCGTCATCAGCGCGAGTTTTGCCTTGGCCCCACCCACGAGGAAGTGATTACCGACCTGATTCGCAACGAGATCCGCAGCTACAAGCAGCTGCCGGCGAACTTCTATCAGATCCAAACCAAGTTCCGCGATGAAATCCGCCCCCGTTTCGGGGTGATGCGCTCGCGTGAATTCATCATGAAAGACGCGTACTCCTTCCACAATGACCAGGAGTCACTGCAGGCCACCTACGACGTCATGCACGCGGCCTATACCCGCATCTTTA comes from Spongiibacter tropicus DSM 19543 and encodes:
- a CDS encoding HU family DNA-binding protein produces the protein MATRKAAPKKAAPKKAAPKKVAAKKAVAKPAAAKAAPKRKTTAISEKMTKTQILNEIATNTELNRKQVASVLDELELLIERSIKKRALGEFTIPGLMKITTVKKPATKARKGINPFTGEETTFKAKPASVAVKVRPLKKLKDFAS
- the lhgO gene encoding L-2-hydroxyglutarate oxidase codes for the protein MASAGSYDVIIVGAGIVGAASAWQLLKQKPDSRVLILEKEAAPARHQSGRNSGVLHAGVYYPAGSLKARMCREGLQQTEAFCREHQLPFLRCGKWIVATEAHQLRGLGELQQRAKANGLNPEWLVRDAMREQEPELRGEAALAVSESAIVDYSAICQALLDQAQAAGAELKTEAEVLGITESQRDIRVFTRAGEFTSSQLLCCAGLMADRLARLQGLDCPLHIVPFRGEFYQLAARCESWVSRLIYPVPDPALPFLGVHLTPRVDGRLLAGPNAVLALAREGYRWSDVEWRSLAELIGFRGFWALVRRHHRAAVSELHNSLSKRRYLQLLQAYYPSLTMDDLSPAPAGVRAQAVSPKGELLHDFAFLESRRSVHVINAPSPAATSALPIGRHLVERLLQH
- a CDS encoding HIT domain-containing protein — its product is MFTLHPQLAADCFVVGDLPLCRVLLMNDAQYPWLILVPRSDAELRELCELSEEDRMQFSRESDLAAGILNTVFAAEKLNIAALGNMVPQLHVHHIARFAADPCWPKPVWGQLPAKAYADSDREERLAALRHAFAAEPRFISG